The nucleotide sequence TTTTACACGGATGCTGCATGTTCTTCACCTATTATCACATGCTTTCTGATCCACCCCATCCCATATTAACCCACATTTGAAATCACCAAAACACCCTTGAGTGACAGTCATTTATTCCCTATACTGTCAATGTGgggacaattaaaaaaattcttttacattTTAGAGGGTAaggaatctttttttttttcttgtcaagGACCTTACCTAATTACATGAAATGGTAGTTAACATTTTAGtgccaaaaaaagaaaaagatttgatGTAACAGTTAGTTTAGGCTGTAAAATAGTGTTATATAATAATTTCAATAATGTGCCAATCCATATAGTACTGAAAGCAACTTGTCAATTATAGATACCAAGAGATCtacaaataaaatcattttgcaACTTTCTTATAGGTAGTTGCAACAATCCATGTTAGTTTACTAGGCACTTGAGAGAAAAGAGATGGGAAAAAAAGGTAAATGGCTCAAAAATTTCTTGACAGGGAAGAAGgacaaagaaaaagagaaggaaaaatgtAACACAAACCAGAATTTTTCAAATGGAACAGAAAATCCAACTACTCCTGTTTCAACAACACCCtcaaaggagaagaagagatgGAGTTTTAGAAGATCATCAGCAACAGCTACACCAACAGCTTCCAAGGAATTGAATAATTCTGAAATTACTGCTTCAATGACAGTGCAAAGTACTGTCATTGATATTCAGAATGAGCAAAGGAATCATGCCATTGCTGTGGCTGCTGCTACAGCCGCGGCAGCTGATGCAGCAGTGGCAGCTGCACAAGCTGCAGCTGCTGTGATCCGGTTAACTTCTGGTTCAAATGAAACATCTAAAAGTATTGAAGATGCTGCTGCTGTTAAAATTCAATGTGTCTTTCGATCTCACTTGGTATGAAGTTAGTTTTCCTAGTCCTTGAAATTTTAAGGGTCGGTCAATTTAATCTTTCAAATTTGCGAATTAgtattttagtcccttaaagtGAACAATGTCAGATAATTTCGTTGTTTTTCCAAATTTATCGCCACAATTTAAGGGTCGGccaatttagtccttcaaatTTGTAAATTGCCCTACTTTACAATTTCAAGGACTGAAATACTTATGGTTTGTGAATGTGTGAATGTTTCTGTGACAGGCAAGAAAGGCATTGCGTGCTTTAAGAGGATTGGTGAAGTTGCAGGCACTGATAAGGGGTCACTTGGTGAGAAAACAAGCAAAGGCAACACTCAGATGTATGCAGGCTCTGGTCACAGCACAAGCTAGAGCTCGTGCTCAAAGGATCCGAATGGTGTCAGAAGGAAAGCCTCATCTAAATCACAGAAATGCTATGGAAAATGACTTGTTCAGGCAAATATATAATGTTAGTTCTCTTACTACTACTAATTAATAATTATCTTTTCTTaccaatttgaatttgattgttgaaattTTCTGAATTGATGTCATAAACATGATTGGAAATTATCTATATCGAATTGAAAACAACATTTAGTTCAAGTGTGTTTTCAATTTGACACATAAATTTTGTAGGTAAAGAAAGTAACAAGTTTCATTTTGCATTAGTTAAAACATTACTCTATCATGAGCCATGGCACCACACTTTATATTGAAAGTGTGTCTGAGCATCCAACAAGCTACACTACTGTTTCAGACCGACACGACACCAACACTTGTGATTACATACACTCACTTCTATTATCTTAAATTATTACCAGTGTGTATGTGTAAGCATAGTATCATGTCTTGTGTACGTTTTAGTATTTCATAGGTCACGGGAATTAACAAACTTATTcttaaaactcaattttttttgcttgaGTAAACTTAAAACTCAATTAGTGCCTAGAAAATTGCTTCTTTTGTGTGTTGTAAAATCCAAAGTAAAACATGTTACATTATAAAATTGTTTAGTCTATCCAAATGAGGAACAATATGAAGTAGTTCTAGTCATGAAATTCGGTTTTGTGCATGTAGGAAATGGACAGAGGCTTGGAAGACAACATCAAAATTGTGGAGATGGATTTTTGTGAATCAAAAGGCAACTCTACAAGCAGAAGCAGCAGTGTAAATAGACAACATTATGAGCAATCTGAAAATAGATATTCCATAAATGGTTCCTATACGAAAGAAGAAAACTACAAAGTATCACCAGCTCCATCAGCTTTAACAGAATTGAGTCCAAAAGCATGCAGTGGCCATTTTGAGGATTGCTTCAGTACAGCTCAAAGCAGTCCTCAATGCTATTCTGCTATATCAAAAACAGATGAATCAAATCACCCTTTTGCTTTCCCTAGGCCATCTTATGCAGAACAAATGTCCTATGACTACCCTTTGTATCCAAGTTACATGGCTAATACAGAATCATCAAGAGCTAAAGTTAGATCACAAAGTGCACCAAAACAAAGGCCTGATTCATTTGAGAGGCAACTGAGTCGGCGGAGAATTTCGGTTGAAGGAAGAAATGTTCCTAGGCCAGTGAGGATGCAGAGGTCATCTTCACAA is from Medicago truncatula cultivar Jemalong A17 chromosome 1, MtrunA17r5.0-ANR, whole genome shotgun sequence and encodes:
- the LOC25485154 gene encoding protein IQ-DOMAIN 32; this translates as MGKKGKWLKNFLTGKKDKEKEKEKCNTNQNFSNGTENPTTPVSTTPSKEKKRWSFRRSSATATPTASKELNNSEITASMTVQSTVIDIQNEQRNHAIAVAAATAAAADAAVAAAQAAAAVIRLTSGSNETSKSIEDAAAVKIQCVFRSHLARKALRALRGLVKLQALIRGHLVRKQAKATLRCMQALVTAQARARAQRIRMVSEGKPHLNHRNAMENDLFRQIYNEMDRGLEDNIKIVEMDFCESKGNSTSRSSSVNRQHYEQSENRYSINGSYTKEENYKVSPAPSALTELSPKACSGHFEDCFSTAQSSPQCYSAISKTDESNHPFAFPRPSYAEQMSYDYPLYPSYMANTESSRAKVRSQSAPKQRPDSFERQLSRRRISVEGRNVPRPVRMQRSSSQVGAAAQNYQYPWSIKLDRSAVSLKDSECGSTSTMLTNTNYCRSLVAYDPEGDRY